A genome region from Hoplias malabaricus isolate fHopMal1 chromosome 8, fHopMal1.hap1, whole genome shotgun sequence includes the following:
- the gabrb1 gene encoding gamma-aminobutyric acid receptor subunit beta-1 isoform X1: MRLSGDGCRAGVACFSLLMALALGRSPVAHSGNEPSNMSYVKVTVDKLLKGYDIRLRPDFGGPPVDVGMSIDISSIDMVSEVNMDYTITMYFQQSWRDKRLSYTGIPLNLTLDNRVADQLWVPDTYFINDKKSFVHGVTVKNRMIRLHPDGTVLYGLRITTTAACMMDLRRYPLDEQNCTLEIESYGYTTDDIEFYWQEGSSVTGVDNIELPQFSIIDYKTLSKKVVFATGSYPRLSLSFKLKRNIGYFILQTYMPSNLITILSWVSFWINYDASAARVALGITTVLTMTTINTHLRETLPKIPYVKAIDIYLMGCFVFVFLALLEYAFVNYIFFGRGPHLQKKVAEKAAKSNNEKSKLEANKAQVVDAHGNIPLTNLDLRLTGAEMLGSLGDPRNTMFSYDSASIQYRKPLTGRDLYGRPTTTLERPIAHKKSRLRRRASQLKVKIPDLTDVNAIDKWSRVIFPITYTFFNLVYWLYYVH, encoded by the exons ATGCGTCTGAGCGGAGACGGGTGTCGCGCGGGGGTCGCGTGCTTCTCGCTGCTGATGGCTTTGGCGCTCGGCCGCAGCCCGGTGGCGCACAG cGGGAACGAGCCCAGCAACATGTCGTACGTGAAAGTCACAGTGGACAAACTACTCAAAGGCTACGACATCCGCCTCAGGCCCGATTTTGGAG GTCCTCCTGTGGACGTGGGAATGAGTATTGACATCTCCAGCATCGATATGGTATCCGAGGTCAACATG gacTACACCATCACTATGTATTTCCAGCAGTCATGGCGTGATAAACGTCTGTCCTACACCGGGATTCCTCTCAATCTGACACTGGATAATCGAGTAGCTGATCAGCTCTGGGTGCCAGATACTTACTTTATAAACGACAAGAAATCCTTTGTCCATGGCGTCACTGTAAAGAACCGCATGATTCGACTGCATCCTGATGGAACCGTTCTCTATGGtctcag GATAACAACTACAGCAGCCTGTATGATGGACCTGCGCAGATATCCACTAGATGAACAAAACTGCACGCTGGAGATCGAGAGCT atgGCTACACTACAGATGACATTGAGTTTTACTGGCAGGAGGGGAGCTCAGTGACAGGAGTGGACAACATTGAGCTTCCACAGTTTTCTATTATAGATTACAAAACTTTATCTAAAAAGGTGGTGTTTGCCACAG ggtcaTACCCTCGTCTATCTCTGAGTTTTAAGCTCAAGAGAAACATTGGTTATTTCATTCTACAGACGTACATGCCCTCAAATCTGATCACCATCCTGTCTTGGGTTTCCTTCTGGATCAACTATGATGCCTCTGCAGCACGGGTAGCTCTGg GAATCACCACTGTGCTGACCATGACAACCATCAACACTCATTTACGGGAGACGCTGCCTAAGATCCCCTATGTAAAGGCGATAGATATCTATTTGATGGGctgttttgtctttgtcttcTTGGCCCTGCTGGAATATGCGTTTGTCAACTATATTTTTTTCGGCCGAGGTCCACATCTACAGAAGAAAGTGGCTGAGAAAGCTGCTAAGAGCAACAATGAGAAAAGCAAGCTAGAGGCAAATAAAGCCCAAGTG GTGGATGCCCATGGGAACATTCCTCTTACAAACCTTGATCTGCGTCTCACCGGAGCCGAGATGCTGGGCAGTCTTGGAGACCCTCGGAACACCATGTTTTCATATGACAGTGCCAGCATCCAATACCGCAAACCCCTTACAGGCCGTGACCTCTACGGGCGGCCCACCACTACCCTCGAGCGACCAATCGCACACAAGAAGAGCCGCTTGAGGAGGCGGGCATCTCAGCTGAAGGTGAAAATTCCAGACCTGACGGATGTGAACGCCATTGACAAGTGGTCCCGCGTTATCTTTCCCATCACCTACACTTTCTTCAACCTAGTGTACTGGCTTTACTACGTTcactag
- the gabrb1 gene encoding gamma-aminobutyric acid receptor subunit beta-1 isoform X2: protein MDKGVRGIYSVKWKNRGNEPSNMSYVKVTVDKLLKGYDIRLRPDFGGPPVDVGMSIDISSIDMVSEVNMDYTITMYFQQSWRDKRLSYTGIPLNLTLDNRVADQLWVPDTYFINDKKSFVHGVTVKNRMIRLHPDGTVLYGLRITTTAACMMDLRRYPLDEQNCTLEIESYGYTTDDIEFYWQEGSSVTGVDNIELPQFSIIDYKTLSKKVVFATGSYPRLSLSFKLKRNIGYFILQTYMPSNLITILSWVSFWINYDASAARVALGITTVLTMTTINTHLRETLPKIPYVKAIDIYLMGCFVFVFLALLEYAFVNYIFFGRGPHLQKKVAEKAAKSNNEKSKLEANKAQVVDAHGNIPLTNLDLRLTGAEMLGSLGDPRNTMFSYDSASIQYRKPLTGRDLYGRPTTTLERPIAHKKSRLRRRASQLKVKIPDLTDVNAIDKWSRVIFPITYTFFNLVYWLYYVH from the exons cGGGAACGAGCCCAGCAACATGTCGTACGTGAAAGTCACAGTGGACAAACTACTCAAAGGCTACGACATCCGCCTCAGGCCCGATTTTGGAG GTCCTCCTGTGGACGTGGGAATGAGTATTGACATCTCCAGCATCGATATGGTATCCGAGGTCAACATG gacTACACCATCACTATGTATTTCCAGCAGTCATGGCGTGATAAACGTCTGTCCTACACCGGGATTCCTCTCAATCTGACACTGGATAATCGAGTAGCTGATCAGCTCTGGGTGCCAGATACTTACTTTATAAACGACAAGAAATCCTTTGTCCATGGCGTCACTGTAAAGAACCGCATGATTCGACTGCATCCTGATGGAACCGTTCTCTATGGtctcag GATAACAACTACAGCAGCCTGTATGATGGACCTGCGCAGATATCCACTAGATGAACAAAACTGCACGCTGGAGATCGAGAGCT atgGCTACACTACAGATGACATTGAGTTTTACTGGCAGGAGGGGAGCTCAGTGACAGGAGTGGACAACATTGAGCTTCCACAGTTTTCTATTATAGATTACAAAACTTTATCTAAAAAGGTGGTGTTTGCCACAG ggtcaTACCCTCGTCTATCTCTGAGTTTTAAGCTCAAGAGAAACATTGGTTATTTCATTCTACAGACGTACATGCCCTCAAATCTGATCACCATCCTGTCTTGGGTTTCCTTCTGGATCAACTATGATGCCTCTGCAGCACGGGTAGCTCTGg GAATCACCACTGTGCTGACCATGACAACCATCAACACTCATTTACGGGAGACGCTGCCTAAGATCCCCTATGTAAAGGCGATAGATATCTATTTGATGGGctgttttgtctttgtcttcTTGGCCCTGCTGGAATATGCGTTTGTCAACTATATTTTTTTCGGCCGAGGTCCACATCTACAGAAGAAAGTGGCTGAGAAAGCTGCTAAGAGCAACAATGAGAAAAGCAAGCTAGAGGCAAATAAAGCCCAAGTG GTGGATGCCCATGGGAACATTCCTCTTACAAACCTTGATCTGCGTCTCACCGGAGCCGAGATGCTGGGCAGTCTTGGAGACCCTCGGAACACCATGTTTTCATATGACAGTGCCAGCATCCAATACCGCAAACCCCTTACAGGCCGTGACCTCTACGGGCGGCCCACCACTACCCTCGAGCGACCAATCGCACACAAGAAGAGCCGCTTGAGGAGGCGGGCATCTCAGCTGAAGGTGAAAATTCCAGACCTGACGGATGTGAACGCCATTGACAAGTGGTCCCGCGTTATCTTTCCCATCACCTACACTTTCTTCAACCTAGTGTACTGGCTTTACTACGTTcactag
- the commd8 gene encoding COMM domain-containing protein 8: MVKLLEKLSPAQCPKLLHRVVDGLCGRSYPRRVDYDQIWSLTEWGELMDSLSKLFRVAVGKKCSDQELQEMLGDLDPAYAGAILQCVHVRQDEIRQALVDRTNGISSTQLQDFNWQMKLALSSDKLSSLNTPLLNLSLDLKENGIQRAVNIEMNKEELHTLISALEAANKVLLQLK; the protein is encoded by the exons CTCCTGCACAGAGTTGTGGATGGACTGTGTGGCCGGAGCTACCCAAGGCGAGTAGACTATGATCAAATATGGAGCCTGACAGAGTGGGGAGAGTTAATGGACTCTCTCTCCAAACTCTTCCGAGTTGCTGTTGGAAAAAAATGTTCAGATCAAGAG TTACAGGAAATGCTGGGTGACTTGGACCCAGCATATGCAGGTGCTATTCTACAGTGTGTTCATGTCAGGCAAGATGAGATCAGACAAGCCTTGGTGGACAGAACCAATGGAATTTCCAGCACACAGCTGCAGGATTTCAACTGGCAGATGAAg CTTGCCTTGTCCAGTGATAAGCTCTCATCTTTAAACACTCCTCTGTTGAACCTCAGTTTGGATCTGAAAGAGAATGGAATCCAAAGAGCTGTAAATATAGAAATGAACAAAGAGgagctacacacactcatcagtgCATTAGAGGCTGCCAATAAG GTGCTCCTGCAGTTGAAATGA
- the gabrb1 gene encoding gamma-aminobutyric acid receptor subunit beta-1 isoform X4, whose protein sequence is MYFQQSWRDKRLSYTGIPLNLTLDNRVADQLWVPDTYFINDKKSFVHGVTVKNRMIRLHPDGTVLYGLRITTTAACMMDLRRYPLDEQNCTLEIESYGYTTDDIEFYWQEGSSVTGVDNIELPQFSIIDYKTLSKKVVFATGSYPRLSLSFKLKRNIGYFILQTYMPSNLITILSWVSFWINYDASAARVALGITTVLTMTTINTHLRETLPKIPYVKAIDIYLMGCFVFVFLALLEYAFVNYIFFGRGPHLQKKVAEKAAKSNNEKSKLEANKAQVVDAHGNIPLTNLDLRLTGAEMLGSLGDPRNTMFSYDSASIQYRKPLTGRDLYGRPTTTLERPIAHKKSRLRRRASQLKVKIPDLTDVNAIDKWSRVIFPITYTFFNLVYWLYYVH, encoded by the exons ATGTATTTCCAGCAGTCATGGCGTGATAAACGTCTGTCCTACACCGGGATTCCTCTCAATCTGACACTGGATAATCGAGTAGCTGATCAGCTCTGGGTGCCAGATACTTACTTTATAAACGACAAGAAATCCTTTGTCCATGGCGTCACTGTAAAGAACCGCATGATTCGACTGCATCCTGATGGAACCGTTCTCTATGGtctcag GATAACAACTACAGCAGCCTGTATGATGGACCTGCGCAGATATCCACTAGATGAACAAAACTGCACGCTGGAGATCGAGAGCT atgGCTACACTACAGATGACATTGAGTTTTACTGGCAGGAGGGGAGCTCAGTGACAGGAGTGGACAACATTGAGCTTCCACAGTTTTCTATTATAGATTACAAAACTTTATCTAAAAAGGTGGTGTTTGCCACAG ggtcaTACCCTCGTCTATCTCTGAGTTTTAAGCTCAAGAGAAACATTGGTTATTTCATTCTACAGACGTACATGCCCTCAAATCTGATCACCATCCTGTCTTGGGTTTCCTTCTGGATCAACTATGATGCCTCTGCAGCACGGGTAGCTCTGg GAATCACCACTGTGCTGACCATGACAACCATCAACACTCATTTACGGGAGACGCTGCCTAAGATCCCCTATGTAAAGGCGATAGATATCTATTTGATGGGctgttttgtctttgtcttcTTGGCCCTGCTGGAATATGCGTTTGTCAACTATATTTTTTTCGGCCGAGGTCCACATCTACAGAAGAAAGTGGCTGAGAAAGCTGCTAAGAGCAACAATGAGAAAAGCAAGCTAGAGGCAAATAAAGCCCAAGTG GTGGATGCCCATGGGAACATTCCTCTTACAAACCTTGATCTGCGTCTCACCGGAGCCGAGATGCTGGGCAGTCTTGGAGACCCTCGGAACACCATGTTTTCATATGACAGTGCCAGCATCCAATACCGCAAACCCCTTACAGGCCGTGACCTCTACGGGCGGCCCACCACTACCCTCGAGCGACCAATCGCACACAAGAAGAGCCGCTTGAGGAGGCGGGCATCTCAGCTGAAGGTGAAAATTCCAGACCTGACGGATGTGAACGCCATTGACAAGTGGTCCCGCGTTATCTTTCCCATCACCTACACTTTCTTCAACCTAGTGTACTGGCTTTACTACGTTcactag
- the gabrb1 gene encoding gamma-aminobutyric acid receptor subunit beta-1 isoform X3, with protein MALGQFILIQDYTITMYFQQSWRDKRLSYTGIPLNLTLDNRVADQLWVPDTYFINDKKSFVHGVTVKNRMIRLHPDGTVLYGLRITTTAACMMDLRRYPLDEQNCTLEIESYGYTTDDIEFYWQEGSSVTGVDNIELPQFSIIDYKTLSKKVVFATGSYPRLSLSFKLKRNIGYFILQTYMPSNLITILSWVSFWINYDASAARVALGITTVLTMTTINTHLRETLPKIPYVKAIDIYLMGCFVFVFLALLEYAFVNYIFFGRGPHLQKKVAEKAAKSNNEKSKLEANKAQVVDAHGNIPLTNLDLRLTGAEMLGSLGDPRNTMFSYDSASIQYRKPLTGRDLYGRPTTTLERPIAHKKSRLRRRASQLKVKIPDLTDVNAIDKWSRVIFPITYTFFNLVYWLYYVH; from the exons ATGGCCTTGGGGCAGTTTATTCTGATTCAG gacTACACCATCACTATGTATTTCCAGCAGTCATGGCGTGATAAACGTCTGTCCTACACCGGGATTCCTCTCAATCTGACACTGGATAATCGAGTAGCTGATCAGCTCTGGGTGCCAGATACTTACTTTATAAACGACAAGAAATCCTTTGTCCATGGCGTCACTGTAAAGAACCGCATGATTCGACTGCATCCTGATGGAACCGTTCTCTATGGtctcag GATAACAACTACAGCAGCCTGTATGATGGACCTGCGCAGATATCCACTAGATGAACAAAACTGCACGCTGGAGATCGAGAGCT atgGCTACACTACAGATGACATTGAGTTTTACTGGCAGGAGGGGAGCTCAGTGACAGGAGTGGACAACATTGAGCTTCCACAGTTTTCTATTATAGATTACAAAACTTTATCTAAAAAGGTGGTGTTTGCCACAG ggtcaTACCCTCGTCTATCTCTGAGTTTTAAGCTCAAGAGAAACATTGGTTATTTCATTCTACAGACGTACATGCCCTCAAATCTGATCACCATCCTGTCTTGGGTTTCCTTCTGGATCAACTATGATGCCTCTGCAGCACGGGTAGCTCTGg GAATCACCACTGTGCTGACCATGACAACCATCAACACTCATTTACGGGAGACGCTGCCTAAGATCCCCTATGTAAAGGCGATAGATATCTATTTGATGGGctgttttgtctttgtcttcTTGGCCCTGCTGGAATATGCGTTTGTCAACTATATTTTTTTCGGCCGAGGTCCACATCTACAGAAGAAAGTGGCTGAGAAAGCTGCTAAGAGCAACAATGAGAAAAGCAAGCTAGAGGCAAATAAAGCCCAAGTG GTGGATGCCCATGGGAACATTCCTCTTACAAACCTTGATCTGCGTCTCACCGGAGCCGAGATGCTGGGCAGTCTTGGAGACCCTCGGAACACCATGTTTTCATATGACAGTGCCAGCATCCAATACCGCAAACCCCTTACAGGCCGTGACCTCTACGGGCGGCCCACCACTACCCTCGAGCGACCAATCGCACACAAGAAGAGCCGCTTGAGGAGGCGGGCATCTCAGCTGAAGGTGAAAATTCCAGACCTGACGGATGTGAACGCCATTGACAAGTGGTCCCGCGTTATCTTTCCCATCACCTACACTTTCTTCAACCTAGTGTACTGGCTTTACTACGTTcactag